The Coregonus clupeaformis isolate EN_2021a chromosome 27, ASM2061545v1, whole genome shotgun sequence genomic sequence tggtcttgtatgtcttccatttcctaataattgctcccacagttgatttcttcaaaccaagctgcttacctattgcagattcagtcttcccagcctggtgcaggtctacaattttgtttctggtgtcctttgacagctctttggtcttggctatagtggagtttggagtgtgactgtttgaggttgtggacaggtgtcttttatactgataacaagttcaaacaggtgccattaatacaggtaacgagtggaggacagaggagcctcttaaagaagaagttacaggtctgtgagagccagaaatcttgcttgtttgtaggtgaccaaatacttattttccaccataatttgcaaataaattcattaaaaatcctacaatgtgattttctggatttttttcttctcaatttgtctgtcattacaggcctctctcatctttttaagtgggagaacttgcacaattggtggctgactaaatactttttcccccactgtatggaatcatgtaataaccagaaaagtgttaaagaaatcaaaatatattttatatagccaacttttgccttgatgatagctttgcacactcttggcattctctcaaccggcttcatgaggtagtcacctggaatgcatttcaattaacagttgtgccttcttaaaagttaatttgtggaatttctttccttcttagtgcatttgagccaatcagttgtgttgtgacaaggtatgggtggtatacagaagatagccctatttggtaaaagaccaagtccatattatggcatgaacagctcaaataagcaaagagaaacaacagtccatcattactttaagacatgaatgtcagtcaatatggaacatttcaagaacttttataGTTTcttaaaaaccatcaagcgctatgatgaaactggctctcatgaggaccaccacaggaatggaagacccagagttacctctgctgcagaggataagttcattagagttaccagcctcagaaattgtagcccaaataaatgcttcacagagttcaaggcacagacacatctcaacatcatctgttcagaggggactgtgtgaatcaggccttcatggtcgaattgctgcaaagaaaccactacttaaggacaccaataagaagaagagagttgctttggccaagaaacacgagcaaaggacattagaccgatgtaaatttgtcctttggtctggagtccaaattggagatttttggttccaaccaccgtggctttgtgagacgcgatgtgggtgaacagatgatctccgcttgtgtagttcccaccgtaaagcatggaggaggaggtgttatggtgtgggggtgtttggctggtgacattgtctgtgatttatttagaattcaaggcacacttgaccagcatggctaccacagcattcttcagcgatacgccatcctatctggtttgggcttagtgggactatcatttgtttttcaacaggacaatgacccaacacacctccaggctgtgtaagggttattttaccaaggagagtgatggagcgctgcatcagattacctggccttaAGAATccgccgacctcaacccaattgagatggtttgggatgagtcggacggctgagtgaaggaaaagcagccaacaagtgctaagcatatgtgggaactccttcaagactgttggaaaagcattacaggtgaagcttgttgagaaaatgccaagagtgtgcaaaacacttttttttatatatataaaaatgtgggacacaaaaaaggcagtgtagaacaccattgGCCAAAATGCATTGCTCCAATAACTTTCAAAATATTTTTCTGAAGATTGCCCCcctccaaaatgtattttcctatgaaAGTAGTTGCACAAAAATGTTTGTATTTTCCTACGAGTTAATTAGTacaaaaatgtgtgtattttcacaTGAATTAAACCACACAAAAATGTCAGAAAAACGCACAAAATATGCTGAAATagtttttgtatatatttccacgaattgagtgtgagattgtgttggatatttgtagagagagactggagagtcGTGAAGAAATAGACAAACCACATGCTACTGAGACAGACCTCATAGGAGATGTACTGCTTCTCAAACAGGTCTGTCACAGCCAGGTTGAAGACTACGACGTACATAAGTTGAAGATAACAGAGGTTAGAACAGCGTCATATTCACGTTCGGTGAGAAAACTCTTGAAAGTGAACAGATTCATAGGACCAGCACCATTGCTAAAATAGCATCTCTGGTCCCTTTGTTAAGAAATTATTCTGCATTTATGCAAAGAGTTATGTGACATTAGAATATTTGTGTTGTTGGCGCTAACAATGTACTTGGTTGTGTGGAGGTTCCAGGTAAATAACAGCCATGATGGAGTTAGCCAAGACCGCCATAGCGTAGACCAGACACAGAACAACATGATATTATTTGAAGTGAGGGATGTTCTCAAAACTGTTGATGTAGAAATATGACTGGCGATTGAATGTAGCATTGTAAGAGATTAGGACTGACTGCTCGTAAGCCATGGTCCAGGaatctggatggatggatggatacacTCTTGGTCTGCTGTGTTAACTTGGTATGTTTGCAGGATCATGCAGAGAGAACAACGAGTCAAGAATATGCAGATGATGTCATGATAAAATGACTCCCTATTACAAGAGCCAGGGCTCACTTGAACAAGAGACTGAAAGTTAAATAAAGGACACAACATCTAAACAAGTTATGACTAATTAAGGCACCATATCTCTGTTCAAATAATGTGTTCAGCCCAGGTCTAGAGTGATGTAAAGTTGATATGGTGGACCTAGTAACCCAGGTCTAGTGTGATGTAAAGTTGATATGGTGGACCTGGTAACCCATGTCTAGTGTGATGTAAAGTTGATATGGTGGATCTGGTAGCCCAGGTCTAGAGTGATGTAAAGTTGATATGGTGGACCTGGTAACCCAGGTCTAGTGTGATGTAAAGTTGATATGGTGGATCTGGTAACCCAGGTCTAGTGTGATGTAAAGTTGATATGGTGGATCTGGTAACCCAGGTCTAGTGTGATGTAAAGTTGATATGGTGGATCTGGTAGCtcaggtctagtgtgatgtaAAGTTGATATGGTGGATTTGGTAACCCAGGTCTAGAGTGATGTAAAGTTGATATGGTGGACCTGGTAACCCATGTCTAGTGTGATGTAAAGTTGATATGGTGGATCTGGTAGCCCAGGTCTAGTGTGATGTAAAGTTGATATGGTGGACCTGGTAACCCAGTTCTAGTTTGATGTAAAGTTGATATGGTGGACCTAGTAACCCAGGTCTAGTGTGATGTAAAGTTGATATGGTGGACCTAGTAACCCAGGTCTAGTGTGATGTAAAGTTGATATGGTGGACCTGGTAACCCAGGTCTAGTGTGATGTAAAGTTGATATGGTGGACCTAGTAACCCAGATCTAGTGTGATGTAAAGTTGATATGGTGGACCTAGTAAACCAGGTCTAGTGTGATGTAAAGTTGATATGGTGGACCTAGTAACCCAGGTCTAGTGTGATGTAAAGTTGATATGGTGGATCTGGTAACCCAGGTCTAGTGTGATGTAAAGTTGATATGGTGGATCTGGTAACCCAGGTCTAGTGTGATGTAAAGTTGATATGGTGGATCTGGTAACCCAGGTCTAGTGTGATGTAAAGTTGATATGGTGGATCTGGTAGCTCAGGTCTAGAGTGAGGTAAAGTTGATATGGTGGATCTGGTAACCCAGGTCTAGAGTGATGTAAAGTTGATATGGTGGACCTGGTAACCCATGTCTAGTGTGATGTAAAGTTGATATGGTGGACCTAGTAACCCAGGTCTAGTGTGATGTAAAGTTGATATGGTGGACCTGGTAACCCATGTCTAGTGTGATGTAAAGTTGATATGGTGGATCTGGTAGCCCAGGTCTAGAGTGATGTAAAGTTGATATGGTGGACCTGGTAACCCAGGTCTAGTGTGATGTAAAGTTGATATGGTGGATCTGGTAACCCAGGTCTAGTGTTATGTAAAGTTGATATGGTGGATCTGGTAACtcaggtctagtgtgatgtaAAGTTGATATGGTGGATCTGGTAGCtcaggtctagtgtgatgtaAAGTTGATATGGTGGATCTGGTAACCCAGGTCTAGAGTGATGTAAATTTGATATGGTGGACCTGGTAACCCATGTCTAGTGTGATGTAAAGTTGATATGGTGGATCTGGTAGCCCAGGTCTAGTGTGATGTAAAGTTGATATGGTGGACCTGGTAACCCAGGTCTAGTGTGATGTAAATTTGATATGGTGGACCTAGTAACCCAGGTCTAGTGTGATGTAAAGTTGATATGGTGGACCTAGTAACCCAGGTCTAGTGTGATGTAAAGTTGATATGGTGGATCTGGTAACCCAGGTCTAGAGTGATGTAAAGTTGATATGGTGGACCTGGTAACCCATGTCTAGTGTGATGTAAAGTTGATATGGTGGATCTGGTAGCCCAGGTCTAGTGTGATGTAAAGTTGATATGGTGGACCTGGTAACCCAGGTCTAGTGTGATGTAAAGTTGATATGGTGGACCTAGTAACCCAGGTCTAGTGTGATGTAAAGTTGATATGGTGGACCTAGTAACCCAGGTCTAGTGTGATGTAAAGTTGATATGGTGGACCTGGTAACCCAGGTCTAGTGTGATGTAAAGTTGATATGGTGGACCTAGTAACCCAGGTCTAGTGTGATGTAAAGTTGATATGGTGGACCTAGTAACCCAGGTCTAGTGTGATGTAAAGTTGATATGGTGGACCTAGTAACCCAGGTCTAGTGTGATGTAAAGTTGATATGGTGGACCTGGTAACCCAGGTCTAGTGTGATGTAAAGTTGATATGATGGACCTAGTAACCCAGGTCTAGTGTGATGTAAAGTTGATATGGTGGACCTAGTAACCCAGGTCTAGTGTGATGTAAAGTTGATATGGTGGACCTGGTAGCCCAGGTCTAGTGTGATGTAAAGTTGATATGGTGGACCTAGTAACCCAGGTCTAGTGTGATGTAAAGTTGATATGGTGGACCTGGTAACCCAGGTCTAGTGTGATGTAAAGTTGATATGGTCGACCTGGTAGCCCAGGTCTAGTGTGATGTAAAGTTGATATGGTGGACCTGGTAGCCCAGGTCTAGTGTGATGTAAAGTTGATATGGTGGACCTGGTAACCCAGGTCTAGTGTGATGTAAAGTTGATATGGTGGACCTGGTAACCCAGGTCTAGTGTGATGTAAAGTTGATATGGTGGACCTAGTAGCCCAGGTCTAGTGTGGATACCTGGGCAGAGACAGCAGTCTGATACACTATATCATCTGTACCTGCTGGCCAGTAATGGAGCCCATAGAGTTACATCAGTAGTTCCCAATTCTGGTCCTGGGAACCCAAAGGGTCCACATTTTAGTTATTGCCCTAGCACTAACAcatctgattcaactaatcatttCATCAACTAATCAACTCATCaactaatcaactaatcatctcATCAACAATCCtttgattagtggaatcaggtgtgtaagtgctagggcaaaaacaaaaatgtacacCCTTTGGGTCCCTAGGAacaggattgggaaacactgaaTTACATAGGACAGAGTTATGGGCAGAGGTTGAATTGTTAAAAGTTAAGAAGGGGCATGCTATTTtcggggaggaggggatgggggggTCCGTGGGCAGGCACCCCTGGGGAGTTATCTTTTGTAAAAGCAGCTGTTAATTGGTCATTGGAATCCTGGGAGGCTTAGGTCTATGACCAAGAtagaattaaaataaaatacaaatctcAAGTCAGGTGTAATCAGATTGCTTTggatgtcctctgtagctcaattggtagagcatggcgcttgtaacgccagggtagtgggttcgatccccgggaccacccatacgtaaaaatgtatgcacacatgactgtaagtcgctttggataagtgtctgctaaatggcatattattattatattattattattattattataattaactTGACGACTTGTTAAAGAAAAGGGCAAAAAGCATACCTCTTGTTTGCTTAAGATATTGAAGGGGGAAAAATGCATCCTGATTATATGAAGCGATCTATGACGATGCTTTTAGACTTCAAACCAAGGGTAGGGcttacccccacacacacccgtcgctatgggcccGCCCCAaaaaaatgcttgtgccccccccacttgagggaattttcatttcattacatttcatatgccccccttaagactgaggtgtGGCGACGGGTCTGCCCccacataccccctcaattcgatCCCCggttataggatctctatggtgaaGTCCTCATGGAGGGGTTGGCTGACATACAGGTATCCATTAGTAGGTTCTCTAGACAACAGGGATGAGCACTCACCTGGGCGTCAACAGGTCACACAGGTCAACCCTGGTACTATATGAGATGTCCTTGAAATGTCATTGTTTCGAAAATGGAATCATCAAGACAACTGTTAGCTATATTTTATTATTAATAGCGTATAGGTTGTATAGAAATTACAAATATTTGtaattatactatactatagtagCATGCACCACCAAACAACTACCCCTGGCCTCCcatctgagcctggttcctctataGGGTGTTTttcctctctagggtgttcttcaactctagggtgttcttcctctctagggtgttcttcaactctagggtgttcttcctctctagggtgttcttcctctctagggtgttcttcctctagggtgttcttcctctctagggtgttcttcctctctagggtgttcttcctctctagggtgttcttcAACTCTAGGGTGTTCTTCTGGTTCTACTGCTTCTATTTCTGCTTgctaagcactttgtgacaactgagatgtaaaaggggctttataaataaattcgATTTTTATTAGGGTTTTATCCAGACTTTTTATGATGACATTTTCTGTATGGCTTTAAAGACAATATTTCATTTGgatgaaaaaaaatatttctcATTTAAGTGAAGCAACAATTATTCACATTGGCAGATACACTATCTTACACAGAATATCAATAAAAAACAAGTCAAATAGATATATAAATAAAGTTGAACACTTCATGTTGATTGGACCGGCGCCACAGCTCTCTGGGCTCCTCTTGTACTAAGCAGCTTCTTGGCCGATTCCTTAAACTCCTCTGTCTTCAGAACATATATGATTGGGTTGAGCATGGGTGGCAGCACcgaggtcagggagaggttgatgaTCCGGGCGTTGGTTGGTATGATTGGGTGAAGGAGGAAGGTGAAATTAATAGGCAGGTAGAATATGGCTACGAGTATCAGGTGTGAGGTGCACGTCTTCACGGCTCTGATTCTGAGGGAaaaaaagagatggagagagaaggagggagagagaaggagagagagcgaaggagagagaaggagggagagagaaggagagagagggagagagaagtccATCACTCTAACAACATAcaatatatacaaaggtatgtggacaccccttcaaattagtggattcagctatttcagccacacctgttgctgacaggtgtataaaatcgagcacaccgccatgcaatctccatagacaaacattggcagtagaatggccttactgaagagatcagtgactttcaatgtggtactgtcataggatgccacctgtccaacaagtcagttcgtcaaatttctgccctgctagagctgcccttgtcaactgtaagtgctgttattgtgaagtggaaacgtttaggagcaacaacggctcagcaagaaagtggtaggccacacaagctcacagaacgggacagccgagtgcttaagcgcataaaaattgtctgtcctcggttgcaacattcactaccgagttccaaattgtctctggaagcaacgtcagcacaagaactgttcgtcgggatcttcatgaaatgggtttccatggccgagcaaccacacacaagccgaagatcaccatgcacaatgccaagcgtcggctggagtggtataaagctagccgccattggactctggagcaggggaaacgcgttctctggagtgatgaatcacgcttcaccatcttgcagtccgactgacaaatctgggtttggcagatgcatagtgccaactgtaaagtttggtggaggaggaataatggtcttgggctgtttttcatggtacgggctaggccccttagttccaatgaagggaaatcttagctacagcatacattctagacgattctgtgcttccaactttgtggcaacagtttggagaaggcactttcctgtttcagcatgacaatgccacagtgcaccacaggaggttggtggcgccttaattggggaggactggcTCTTGGTATTGGCTGGAGCGGAAAAGGggtaatggtatcaaatacatctaacacatggtttccatgtgtttaatgccattccatttgctccgttccagccattattatgagccatcctcccctcagcagcctccactgcagtgcgcaaagcgaggtccatacagaaatggtttgtcgagatggaAGACCTTGACTagcctgcatagagccctgacctcaaccccatcgaacacctttgggatgaattggaatgcagactgcgagcccggcctaatcgcccaacatcagggctcgacctcactaatgtccttgtggctgaatggaagcaagtccctgtagcaatgttccaacatctagtggaaagccttcccagaagagtggaggctgttgtatcagctaaggggggaccaactcaattttaatgcccatgattttggaatgagatgtttgacgagcaggtgtccacatacttttggtcatgtagtgtatttctgaGACAGCACAACAATCAGTATCAGAGCTATATATTTAGTTATATAAACAAAATATCTCGCTAACTATCTGACTCTGATCAGTATTACTTCTCacctgtcctggggctgtgtgatGGTGAACAGGGCATGtgtgatacagatgtaggatgatACGATGAATACCATGGGGAGATAGAGGACTATACAGGGGTTGAGATAAGACATCACTATGTTAGGGACCACATCAGAACAGGGGGCCGCCAGACGGAACAGGGGACCGTGGTCACAGAAGTAGCTGTTGATCACCAGAGACCTACAATACAATACATCTTCAGTGTCCATATGTTACAGTGATCAAATGATCATTTATTTTTCTCCAGCACCCAGCCCGGTAACCTTTCACCTTCTCAGCCACCTACCTACAGAAGGAGAGTCGGGTGATGAGGCACACAGCCAGCAACACCATGAACACAGCAAGGGCCCAGGCAGCACCTGTCAGCTGGAGCATGGACCTGTGAGTCACCATCATGTGGTACCTATATGGACAGTGGAAAGAAGCTGTTAATAAGGATTTTAGATGCAGTGTATTCATATATGAGGTTGAATTGTCAGTGAAAGCAGTCAATTTGATTCAAAATACATTATTTATCCCACAAGGGGCAATTATGTAGGCCTTTTGAAATTGTATTTTAATTGaattatttgatttgatgtattaTCTGAGACCTGAGCGGGCAGCAGATGGCCACCAGTCTGTCGTAGGAGAGGATGGTGAGGTTAAAGGACTGCAtgctgaggaagaggaagatgaagaagaggCTAGTGAGGCACTGGTTGTAGGAGATGAGCTGTCTGCTGAACAGGAACGTATCCAGGAGCTTGGGGACCAGGGCTGTGCTCTCACACACGTCTGCGAAGGCCAGGTTGAACACAGCAATGTACTTGGGGCTGTAAGGTAAGATCGTGACTTGATTATCTCCATGGGGAAATGTTATTTGTGCAATAGACACAGGACATAGACAATTACAGAGAAGGTAAATACAATCAATCAGTGAAGAGGTAGACAAAATGTGCAGATCCTAAATATCTGTACACTGTCATCTGTAATGTGTCAGCTGGACCTACTAGTGGTTTTCATTTAGAATCAACTATAGACCAGCCAGCTGGACCTACTAGTGGTTTTCATTTAGAATCAACTATAAACCAGCCAGCTGGATCTACTAGTGGTTTTCATTCAGAATAAAATATAGAGCAGCCAGCTGGACCTACTAGTGGTTTTCATTCAGAATCAACTATAGACCAGCCAGCTGGACCTACTGGTGGTTTTCATTCAGAAGCCTTATTGAGAGGCAGGCCGGTAACCAGGGATACAGTTCAAATCCCAAGCTGATGGGGGGGAATCTAAAATGAGTGAACTAGCAGCCAGAGCCCCTGTGCTGCTCGagcctgtgttgtgtgtgttgtcatTCATCTGGTTGGGTACTGGGACTGAAAAAAGATAGAATGTCCAATAAAGGTAGTATTATGCTGTATTATTACCACTGAGATAAAAGAGGACTGATTACCTGTGGAGACTGCTGTCCACGTAGATAACCATCATGACGAAGGTGTTGCCCACCTagacccaatacacacacacacacacacacacaggagaaaccATGACCTAAAATGGAAATACAGGTAAATGCATTTAGACGTTGACTACGGGTGGCGCTATAGGCCCCCAGCTGAAATGACACTACAGCATATCAGGTTTTCTTAAGCTCTAAAAATATATACATGTGTGCTTTCGATAGGAAAGTGAAACCTTTTCTAGCTTATCAGGTGGACCAACTAGCTGATGCTGGCCTTACGTAACGCCCTAGACCAGAGCTAGTTAGCAACAGCCTGGACCACAGCTAGTTAGCAACAGCCTGGACCACAGctagtttaataataataatatgccatttagcagacgcttttatccaaagcgacatacagtcatgtgtgcatacatttttacgtatgggtggtcctggggatcgaacccactaccctggcgttacaagcgccatgctctaccaattgagctacagaggaccagagttAGTAAcagcctggaccagagctagttagCAACAGCCTGGACCACAGCTAGTTAGCAACAGCCTGGACCACAGCTAGTTAGCAACAGCCTGGACCACAGCTAGTTAGCAACAGCCTGGAGCAGAGTTATGGACTAACCAGAGAGACGATGTATACGAAGCAGAGGAAGACGTAATAGTACTTAATGTGGGGGATGTCTATGAAACCACTGATGAAGAAGTAAGGGGGTCGGATAATGGTGTCGATGTTCTCTGTCTGGTTAGGGTCAGAAGTCAGGGAACTCATCCTGACTGGTGGTGTTATCAGTGGTTCCTCCTGGCTCGTAAATAATCTGTGGAAATAAATACATTACTGTTTTTTTATTCACCTGTTGAGACATTGCAATGATGTGTACAGCAGCATCAGTACAACGGCAATTATCCAACAAGTTAAATTGCCTTTTTTTAATGTAATTCTATACATCTTTTTTTTAAGAATACAATTATTTTAACTGGTGGGAAAATGACAAGAAAGTGTATAAAATAGAATACATTTGACTTTTACTTCAGATACAGTTCAAAAATCTAATGAATGATCCAAGGAATAGCACTGTAAAAGGTGATATTGGTTTCACGTTCCCTCCATTAGATCAACTCTTACCTGGTGAACCCACACACTGTATAGTCTAACACGGTAAAACTACATACTGTGTAAACTAAGTCTTACCTGGTCTTACCACAGACTGGATCCAACTGTCTCTCTTCAGTAGTCTAGTGATGTCTGTTGGACTGAAGACCAACGTGTGGTGCTGGCTCTGAGACCACCTCCACTATTATACCTGCAGCCCCCATGGTGAATCTGTAGTAGGATGTCCCCTGTTGGCCACCGTACTTGTGTATGACATGCCTAGATTGAGTGAAGTAGACATGTCAGAGATTATTACccttgctgttgttgttgtgtggttgTCATAGGACACACCTCAACACCCTTCTGGAATTACCAGCCACACAGgctgagcagagagaggagggaggagagagaaagagagaaagagagagaaagggtaggAGAGAGATGACCATTCAGATAATTTTTTATGTTTTAGTAAATGTAGTAATTtaaataatttagcagacactcttatccagttgAGCTAACGAATTGAGCTAATGAATGTCCGCTCAGGTCAATGCTAGCTGCTACCAGACATGGTCTGCTGCCGGGTGTGCAGACTTTCGCTCCAACACTAATCTAACACACCAGATTCTACTATTTAGATACTAGTTAGCTGTTGGACCTTGATTagctgaatgaggtgtgttagAGCAGAGCAGGAGCAAAAGCCTTCACACCCAGGCTACTAGCAATGCCTAGATTGTGGGTTCAATCCCTGCAGgtgtcacatacacatacaaaaaaatgtatgcacttactgtactataagtcgctttggataaaagcgtctgctaactgTCTTATTTTGGAGAAAAGATCAGGCCTAGATTGGGTTATTCGGTTGTGGTTATTCGTTAAGGATGACTACAAGAACACTATGTACTGTATCtgtagtatcatagaggatgattactagatctctatctatctgtagaggatgattactagacctctatcgatcagtagtatcatagaggatgattactagacctctctctattagtagtatcatagaggatgattactagacctATATCTATCagtagtatcatagaggatgattactagacctctatCTCTGTAGTATCAAagaggatgattactagacctctatctatcagtagtatcatagaggatgattactagacctctatCTATCTGTAGTATCATAGAGGAGTATTACTAGACCTCTTTCTCtgtagtatcatagaggatgattactagacctctcTCTATTAGTAGTATCATAGAGGTTGATTTCTAGACCTCTCTCTATTAGTAGCatcatagaggatgattactagacctctctctattagtagtatcatagaggatgattactagacctctatctatcagtagtatcatagaggatgattactagacctATTTCTCtgtagtatcatagaggatgattactagacctctttctctgtagtatcatagaggatgattactagacctctatctatctgtagtatcatagaggatgattactagacctctatctatctgtagtatcatagaggatgattactagaACTCTTTCTCtgtagtatcatagaggatgattactagacctctatatctgtagtatcatagaggatgattactagacctctgtctctgtagtatcatagaggatgattactagacctctctctattagtagtatcatagaggatgattactagacctctctctattagtagtatcatagaggatgattactagacctctctctattagtagtatcatagaggatgattactagacctctatctatcagtagtatcatagaggatgattactagacctctatctatcagtagtatcatagaggatgattactagacctctTTCTCTGTAGTATCATAGCggatgattactagacctctttctctgtagtatcatagaggatgattactagacctctatctatctgtagtatcatagaggatga encodes the following:
- the LOC121541278 gene encoding olfactory receptor 1500-like, with protein sequence MSSLTSDPNQTENIDTIIRPPYFFISGFIDIPHIKYYYVFLCFVYIVSLVGNTFVMMVIYVDSSLHSPKYIAVFNLAFADVCESTALVPKLLDTFLFSRQLISYNQCLTSLFFIFLFLSMQSFNLTILSYDRLVAICCPLRYHMMVTHRSMLQLTGAAWALAVFMVLLAVCLITRLSFCRSLVINSYFCDHGPLFRLAAPCSDVVPNIVMSYLNPCIVLYLPMVFIVSSYICITHALFTITQPQDRIRAVKTCTSHLILVAIFYLPINFTFLLHPIIPTNARIINLSLTSVLPPMLNPIIYVLKTEEFKESAKKLLSTRGAQRAVAPVQST